The Kineothrix sp. MB12-C1 genome includes a window with the following:
- a CDS encoding CPBP family intramembrane glutamic endopeptidase — protein MRAGAESSLRKIWDILMPFVVYFIAHDMAQVLLAFLVGLSLGMGEDYAAYVTAHAQTVSGIMNALSLVIGMAFVWPMAKREFCYAETRKEASPSQNVEYKRKMITAYGLLALFAITLALGSNLLLLLTGVTGSSTAYSDVAARQYGVSFVVGAVIYGIISPVAEEIVFRGLIYNRMKRYFGRILSIIVCGILFGVYHGNLVQGIYGTILGIAITFAYEWYASFTAPVLFHGLANVSVFSISYRQEWMSAMATAPNCAILLIISLISLFFIIRIRKQEGLNPFSLYNN, from the coding sequence ATGAGAGCAGGAGCAGAGTCTTCATTAAGAAAAATATGGGATATCTTAATGCCCTTTGTCGTTTACTTTATTGCACATGATATGGCGCAGGTGCTGCTGGCATTTCTTGTCGGCCTAAGTCTTGGTATGGGCGAAGATTATGCGGCATATGTAACGGCCCATGCACAGACAGTGAGTGGGATTATGAATGCACTTTCTCTCGTTATCGGTATGGCCTTTGTATGGCCGATGGCAAAAAGGGAGTTCTGCTATGCCGAAACAAGGAAGGAAGCGTCACCGAGCCAAAACGTAGAATATAAAAGGAAAATGATAACCGCGTATGGACTTCTTGCACTTTTTGCTATTACGCTGGCTCTTGGAAGCAATCTTCTTTTGCTGTTGACGGGAGTTACTGGAAGCTCCACCGCTTACAGCGATGTGGCCGCAAGGCAATATGGGGTAAGCTTTGTGGTGGGAGCTGTTATTTATGGAATTATATCGCCGGTTGCGGAGGAGATTGTATTCAGAGGGTTGATCTATAACCGGATGAAACGTTATTTCGGCCGTATATTATCCATTATCGTATGCGGCATTTTATTCGGCGTCTATCATGGTAATTTAGTGCAGGGAATTTATGGTACGATTCTTGGAATCGCCATCACCTTCGCCTATGAATGGTACGCCAGCTTTACCGCGCCGGTACTATTCCATGGACTTGCCAATGTAAGCGTATTTTCCATCAGCTACCGTCAGGAATGGATGAGCGCCATGGCGACAGCACCGAATTGTGCCATCCTTTTGATTATTTCCCTTATCAGCCTCTTCTTCATCATAAGAATAAGAAAGCAGGAAGGCCTTAACCCTTTTTCCCTTTATAATAATTAA
- a CDS encoding helix-turn-helix transcriptional regulator, translated as MLNILSTLTPRELDTLHLLINGHTKKEICQMRCVEMSTVKSQVHSILKKFKKRNVADIITTESDKNLLETILHNYYHK; from the coding sequence ATGTTAAATATATTGTCCACCCTGACACCGAGGGAGCTGGATACCCTTCATCTTCTTATTAACGGCCATACGAAAAAAGAAATCTGCCAGATGCGCTGCGTGGAAATGAGCACCGTAAAGTCTCAAGTCCACAGCATTCTGAAGAAATTCAAAAAACGCAATGTGGCAGATATTATTACGACGGAATCGGATAAAAATCTTCTCGAAACCATTCTTCATAATTACTATCATAAATAG
- a CDS encoding extracellular solute-binding protein: MNRLFNEDKSHVPLAEIKANDSQYLSDFENGRVAMIPQGEWLFDMLMKDAQAGKTDVNWDVAPLPVPEGVEAGTTWGATQFAAIPGDSKHVEEAYEFLEYLCGDGGASVLPKFGILPSYSSEAGEDAFKEAIGKDSAVEVVFNAKRLPEAPAYDKYNDLIDAFTENAELYLYGEKGIDETMANFEAQREQIMSK; this comes from the coding sequence TTGAACCGTCTGTTCAATGAAGACAAGTCTCACGTACCGCTTGCGGAGATAAAAGCGAATGACAGCCAGTATCTGTCCGATTTCGAAAATGGAAGAGTAGCGATGATTCCTCAGGGCGAATGGCTTTTCGATATGCTGATGAAAGATGCACAAGCCGGTAAGACAGATGTGAATTGGGATGTAGCACCTCTTCCGGTACCGGAAGGCGTGGAAGCCGGAACCACATGGGGAGCAACACAGTTTGCGGCAATTCCCGGGGACAGTAAGCACGTAGAAGAAGCTTATGAATTCTTAGAGTATCTTTGCGGAGACGGCGGAGCGTCCGTACTTCCTAAGTTCGGTATTCTCCCGTCTTATTCCAGCGAAGCCGGCGAAGATGCTTTCAAAGAAGCAATCGGAAAAGACAGCGCAGTAGAAGTAGTATTTAATGCGAAGAGATTACCGGAGGCGCCAGCATATGATAAATATAACGATTTAATTGATGCTTTTACTGAAAATGCAGAATTATATCTGTATGGCGAAAAGGGAATCGATGAAACAATGGCAAACTTTGAAGCTCAGCGTGAGCAGATTATGAGTAAATAG
- a CDS encoding carbohydrate ABC transporter permease, translating to MIKNKRVARYLKGYLFILPNFIGFFVFMALPIIMGFVISFTDYNGFSQFNFVGLKNYINMFQDEYFRVSLRNNVVYTLVTVPGTIVFALLLAMAVNQGIKGSGLFKTMFFLPNISSMVAVGIVWSMIFNPTVGPLNQLLRAVGMENPPMWISSTSTALGSIMLVAIWKQAGYYMIILLAGLQSIPSQLYEASAIDGAGPVQKFFKVTLPMLSPTMFMVTILCIINSFQVFDLVNIMTAGGPGRSTNVLVFRIYQEGFQKLQFGYASSMAYFLFLLVMIITIIQFRGQKKWVNYM from the coding sequence ATGATAAAGAATAAAAGAGTGGCCAGATATTTAAAAGGATATTTGTTCATCCTCCCCAATTTCATCGGTTTTTTTGTATTTATGGCACTCCCGATCATTATGGGATTTGTGATTTCTTTTACCGATTATAATGGATTTTCACAGTTTAACTTCGTGGGTCTTAAGAATTATATCAATATGTTTCAGGATGAATATTTCAGAGTGTCCCTTAGGAATAATGTCGTCTATACATTGGTTACCGTACCGGGTACTATTGTTTTTGCCTTGCTTCTTGCGATGGCAGTCAATCAGGGAATTAAAGGGAGTGGATTATTCAAAACGATGTTCTTTCTCCCCAATATCAGTTCGATGGTAGCGGTAGGTATTGTATGGTCGATGATATTCAATCCTACAGTAGGTCCGCTGAACCAGCTTCTGCGGGCTGTCGGAATGGAAAATCCTCCGATGTGGATTTCTTCCACAAGTACAGCACTGGGCTCTATTATGCTGGTGGCAATCTGGAAGCAGGCAGGATACTACATGATTATATTACTGGCGGGGCTGCAGTCAATTCCTTCTCAGCTCTATGAAGCTTCCGCCATCGATGGTGCAGGACCGGTACAGAAGTTCTTCAAGGTAACGCTGCCCATGCTGTCCCCTACGATGTTCATGGTGACAATTCTGTGCATTATCAACTCCTTCCAAGTGTTCGACCTTGTAAATATTATGACGGCAGGCGGACCGGGAAGGTCCACGAATGTGCTCGTATTCCGTATTTACCAGGAGGGCTTCCAGAAGCTTCAGTTCGGTTATGCATCGTCTATGGCCTATTTTCTCTTCCTGCTCGTTATGATTATTACAATCATTCAATTCAGAGGACAGAAAAAATGGGTTAACTATATGTAG
- a CDS encoding carbohydrate ABC transporter permease — translation MVKNTRTLNGKISRSALFIGMLILGCCMIIPFLWTLSASFKNNNEIFSYPIRWIPEIFRWSNYKEVGEKIPFLTYYFNTLKISVIVTLGQVLTCSLAAYSFSKMQYPGRDKIFLCYLATLMVPWHAIMIPQFLVIKSLGLNDSHWSLILINLFSAFGVFLLRQFMLGIPDELSEAARIDGCGEFKIYSTIVFPMCKPGIATLVVFTFNFMWNDYMAPMIYLTSERLRTIQIGLASFRTQYGSEYGLIMAGTVCALIPMLLIFAAGQKYLVEGIAFSGLKG, via the coding sequence ATGGTAAAAAATACGAGGACTCTCAATGGGAAAATCTCTCGCAGCGCACTGTTTATCGGTATGCTCATATTAGGATGTTGCATGATCATCCCTTTTTTGTGGACGCTTTCCGCCTCCTTCAAAAACAATAATGAGATATTTTCTTACCCTATCAGATGGATACCTGAAATATTCCGCTGGTCGAATTACAAAGAAGTAGGGGAAAAGATTCCTTTTCTTACTTATTACTTCAATACGCTCAAAATCTCCGTTATCGTAACGTTGGGACAGGTCCTTACCTGTTCGCTGGCAGCGTATTCTTTTAGCAAGATGCAATATCCGGGACGGGATAAAATATTCCTTTGCTATCTGGCAACACTGATGGTACCTTGGCATGCGATTATGATTCCTCAGTTTCTGGTGATTAAAAGTCTTGGGTTAAATGATTCCCACTGGTCGTTGATATTGATTAATTTATTCAGTGCCTTCGGTGTATTTTTGCTCCGTCAGTTTATGCTCGGTATTCCGGATGAATTATCAGAAGCGGCACGTATTGATGGTTGCGGAGAATTTAAGATATATTCAACCATCGTATTTCCTATGTGCAAACCGGGCATTGCTACGCTCGTTGTGTTTACGTTCAACTTTATGTGGAATGACTACATGGCACCTATGATTTATCTTACTTCGGAGCGGCTGAGAACGATTCAAATAGGCCTTGCTTCTTTCCGTACACAGTATGGATCGGAATATGGGCTGATTATGGCAGGTACGGTATGCGCGCTTATTCCCATGCTTCTTATTTTTGCAGCCGGACAGAAATATTTGGTGGAAGGTATTGCTTTTTCCGGATTGAAAGGCTAA
- a CDS encoding sulfatase-like hydrolase/transferase, whose protein sequence is MARTILILMDTLNRHFLKAYDAAARGITPNIDAFSKDSVQFQHHYIGSAPCMPARRDILTGRLQFLEKGWGGMEPFDRSLPSVLREKGVFTHITTDHSHYFEIGGENYCQLFDTWDFHRGQEVDPWVSRVNRPMVAPEVYGRKHAQEILNRSVYEKEEASYPTPSTFRSACRWAQENKGGDDFFLMVESFDPHEPFVTPEEYLALL, encoded by the coding sequence ATGGCTAGAACAATCCTCATATTAATGGATACTTTAAACAGACATTTTTTGAAAGCTTACGATGCAGCAGCGAGGGGAATTACCCCGAACATCGATGCATTTTCTAAGGATAGTGTGCAGTTTCAGCATCATTACATCGGCTCAGCCCCTTGTATGCCGGCAAGAAGAGATATCTTAACCGGAAGGCTGCAGTTTCTGGAAAAAGGGTGGGGAGGAATGGAGCCTTTCGATCGTTCCCTCCCTTCGGTACTTCGGGAAAAAGGAGTGTTCACTCATATTACGACGGATCATTCTCATTATTTTGAAATCGGCGGGGAGAATTACTGTCAGTTGTTCGATACTTGGGACTTCCACAGAGGACAGGAAGTGGACCCATGGGTATCGAGAGTCAATCGTCCTATGGTGGCCCCGGAGGTCTATGGAAGAAAACATGCTCAGGAAATTTTAAATCGCAGTGTATATGAAAAGGAGGAAGCTTCCTATCCGACGCCGTCCACATTTCGTTCGGCATGCCGATGGGCGCAAGAGAATAAGGGGGGCGATGATTTCTTCCTTATGGTGGAGAGTTTCGACCCTCATGAACCTTTCGTAACACCGGAGGAATACCTGGCCCTCTTATGA
- a CDS encoding sulfatase-like hydrolase/transferase: MTEPSEAVEHLRKSYLATLTMADRWLGKFLDSLKENDMYEDSLIILTTDHGHMLGEHGYTGKNFMHAYDEMVRIPLFVKMPGGTYAGEKREQLTQNIDLMPTILAHHGCEAPERVKGKNLFSYALEDPGNEGRKQVIYGWFGRAVNVSDGRYTYFKAPKDKANKPCYQYTAMPATLGRYYGEEYADVMEMGRYLSYTNYPVYRIPPIQEADYMGRLDDIMDTVLFDTKEDPRQNHPVKNKELEKRMCEMLIEGMKEAEAPGEQYERLGL; the protein is encoded by the coding sequence GTGACAGAGCCCTCCGAGGCGGTAGAGCATTTAAGGAAGAGCTATCTTGCCACCTTGACGATGGCAGACCGTTGGCTCGGCAAATTCCTGGATTCCCTCAAGGAAAACGACATGTATGAAGACAGCCTTATAATATTGACCACCGATCATGGGCATATGCTTGGAGAACACGGGTATACCGGAAAGAATTTTATGCATGCCTATGATGAGATGGTTCGAATCCCTCTTTTCGTCAAAATGCCGGGTGGAACGTATGCCGGGGAGAAACGGGAACAGCTAACGCAGAATATCGATTTGATGCCTACGATACTGGCACATCATGGCTGTGAGGCACCGGAGAGAGTGAAGGGAAAGAATCTGTTTTCCTATGCGTTGGAAGATCCGGGAAACGAAGGCAGGAAACAGGTGATATATGGCTGGTTCGGAAGAGCGGTCAATGTCAGCGACGGAAGATATACTTATTTCAAAGCGCCGAAGGATAAGGCGAATAAGCCTTGCTATCAATATACGGCAATGCCCGCTACCTTAGGGCGCTATTATGGTGAAGAATATGCGGATGTAATGGAAATGGGCAGGTATTTATCCTATACCAATTATCCGGTCTATCGGATTCCTCCGATTCAAGAGGCCGATTATATGGGAAGGCTGGACGATATTATGGATACCGTGCTATTCGACACGAAAGAAGATCCCCGGCAGAACCATCCTGTGAAAAATAAGGAATTGGAGAAGCGGATGTGCGAGATGCTCATAGAGGGTATGAAGGAAGCAGAAGCACCGGGGGAGCAGTATGAACGACTTGGATTATAA
- the yicI gene encoding alpha-xylosidase: MQFSNGCWLMKKGYGCYSPKEVYFIKREEEKVVLTAPTAKIINRGDTLGGVNLTIMITAPMPEIIRVQVYHHKGIQKKGPEFELYMPERTDFSVEEDEEFLAIFSGSLLLRIKKEDCTMAFIRNGETVSKIGPKDLAYVRSEDFGAAYAEEGQEVYMRQQLSLGVGELIYGMGEHFTAFVKNGQTLDIWNEDGGTSTQQAYKNIPFYISNKGYGVFINHPERVSFEIATEHVARVEFSVPGESLDYFFINGPGMKEVLERYTSLTGKPSLPPAWSFGLWLSTSFTTNYDEKTVMSFIDGMQEREIPLRVFHFDCFWMKDFHWSNFIWDERVFPDPEGMLRRIKEKGLNICVWINPYIAQESELFDEGMEYGYFVKKKNGDVWQWDMWQPGMALVDFTNPQACEWFTGKLEMLLDMGVDCFKTDFGERIPVEVEYYDRSDSMKMHNYYTYLYNQAVYDLLVRKRGKNDAVLFARSATAGGQKFPVHWGGDCWSDYESMEQSLRGGLSLLLSGFGYWSHDIGGFEETSTADVYKRWAAFGLMSTHSRLHGSKSYRVPWAYDDEATEVLRFFTRLKNELMPYLFAQAVNTSRTGIPMVRAMVLEFPLDKNCSYLDKQYMMGDSLLIAPVFREDGIGEYYLPEGNWTNLLTGEREVGGKWYQKEMGYTQMPLFVREHTILVMGSCTARPDYSYLENAEIRIYGLEENHQVKTTVYLQENLHEVEITARRDGDAVTIKASETIHAKVRLIHTGKNEIVDMIQGNLVEISMR; this comes from the coding sequence ATGCAGTTTTCGAATGGTTGTTGGTTGATGAAGAAGGGATATGGGTGTTATTCGCCGAAAGAGGTATATTTTATAAAGCGGGAAGAGGAGAAAGTTGTGCTCACGGCACCTACCGCTAAGATTATAAATAGAGGAGACACCCTTGGAGGGGTGAATCTTACCATTATGATTACGGCTCCGATGCCGGAGATCATAAGGGTACAAGTATACCATCACAAGGGAATACAGAAGAAGGGACCTGAGTTTGAATTATATATGCCGGAGCGAACGGACTTTTCCGTGGAAGAGGATGAAGAATTTCTCGCTATTTTCAGTGGTTCCTTGTTGCTTCGTATAAAAAAAGAGGACTGTACGATGGCATTTATAAGGAACGGAGAAACCGTTTCTAAAATAGGACCGAAGGATCTTGCCTATGTAAGAAGCGAGGATTTCGGGGCAGCTTATGCGGAGGAAGGACAGGAAGTGTATATGCGCCAACAGCTTTCTCTCGGTGTAGGTGAGCTGATCTATGGAATGGGAGAGCATTTCACCGCCTTTGTGAAAAATGGACAGACTCTCGACATATGGAATGAAGATGGCGGAACGTCCACCCAACAGGCGTATAAAAACATTCCCTTTTATATTTCTAATAAGGGGTATGGTGTGTTCATCAATCATCCGGAGAGAGTTTCCTTCGAAATAGCAACGGAGCACGTGGCGCGTGTGGAATTCTCAGTTCCGGGAGAGTCACTGGATTATTTCTTTATCAATGGGCCGGGGATGAAAGAAGTGCTGGAAAGATATACTTCGCTTACCGGCAAGCCGTCACTCCCACCGGCATGGAGTTTCGGGCTATGGCTCTCTACCTCGTTCACAACGAATTATGATGAAAAGACAGTGATGAGTTTTATCGATGGGATGCAGGAGAGGGAGATTCCCCTTAGAGTGTTTCATTTCGATTGTTTTTGGATGAAAGATTTCCACTGGTCGAACTTCATCTGGGATGAGCGTGTATTTCCCGATCCGGAAGGAATGCTTAGGCGCATTAAGGAAAAGGGACTGAATATCTGTGTATGGATTAATCCATATATCGCTCAGGAGTCTGAGTTATTTGATGAAGGAATGGAATATGGATATTTTGTGAAAAAGAAAAATGGGGATGTTTGGCAGTGGGATATGTGGCAGCCGGGAATGGCGCTTGTAGACTTCACCAATCCTCAGGCATGTGAATGGTTCACAGGGAAGCTGGAGATGCTTCTCGATATGGGAGTGGATTGTTTTAAAACTGATTTCGGCGAAAGAATTCCGGTGGAAGTGGAATACTATGATCGCTCGGATAGCATGAAAATGCATAATTATTATACTTATTTATATAATCAGGCAGTTTATGACCTGTTAGTAAGAAAAAGAGGGAAAAATGATGCCGTACTGTTCGCTCGCTCGGCAACCGCCGGGGGACAGAAGTTCCCGGTGCATTGGGGCGGAGACTGCTGGTCGGATTATGAGTCCATGGAGCAGAGCCTAAGAGGAGGGCTATCACTTTTGTTGTCTGGATTTGGTTATTGGAGCCACGATATCGGCGGTTTCGAGGAAACTTCCACGGCAGATGTCTATAAACGATGGGCAGCCTTTGGCCTGATGTCCACTCATAGCAGACTTCATGGAAGCAAATCTTACCGGGTACCATGGGCTTATGATGATGAGGCGACAGAAGTATTGCGTTTCTTCACCAGGTTAAAGAATGAGCTTATGCCTTATTTGTTTGCGCAGGCGGTGAACACATCGAGAACGGGTATACCGATGGTGCGTGCTATGGTATTAGAGTTTCCCCTGGATAAGAACTGTTCTTATTTGGATAAGCAATATATGATGGGTGATTCCCTGCTCATAGCGCCGGTATTTCGAGAGGATGGAATTGGTGAGTATTATTTGCCGGAGGGAAACTGGACGAACTTGCTGACCGGCGAGAGAGAAGTCGGTGGGAAGTGGTATCAAAAGGAGATGGGTTATACTCAAATGCCCCTCTTCGTGCGGGAACACACAATTTTAGTAATGGGAAGCTGCACTGCCCGTCCTGATTATTCTTATTTGGAGAATGCTGAAATTAGAATCTATGGGTTGGAAGAGAATCACCAGGTGAAGACAACGGTATATTTGCAAGAAAACCTTCATGAAGTGGAGATTACCGCTCGCCGGGATGGCGATGCAGTGACGATTAAAGCGTCGGAAACAATTCATGCCAAAGTGCGCCTGATTCATACAGGAAAGAACGAAATAGTGGATATGATACAAGGAAATTTAGTAGAAATTTCAATGAGGTAG
- a CDS encoding glycoside hydrolase family 5 protein: protein MDFVKIRGEKFYFRGKEITFGGLGIGSWLNMEHFMLGIPTPEKQIIEAFEEVFGKEKSNHFFDDFIAYFVQEEDFRFLKETGVNIIRVPFNYHLFFDDTDLTVKKEKGFRYFDRLLALCRKYEIFLLPDLHAVPGGQNPDWHSDNQTGMPQFWHFEVFQNQMVELWREIAERYAQETWILGYDIINEPFLIPAEDGRLRKFYDKVTAAIREVDENHIIFLEGDFFAMDCSAIKELKDEQSAITFHFYPTVWEADLCDPDYPREKRRAIFEDRFVKMIEKMKKFGRPLLCGEAGYDIAGHSLAHVMDMVEDTLDLFKKYDISYTLWCYKDANFMGIVYPKKESLWMEFAQEMRTKWTHYGEMKMGRELVNKMCGYFPGEVEEKIRYHLQFRQRALLYTLQKEQILKPQLTAYGWEKVSWMPQSFAMENCGYYKEYQELLQRYMK, encoded by the coding sequence ATGGATTTTGTAAAAATAAGAGGTGAAAAATTTTATTTTAGAGGTAAAGAGATTACATTTGGCGGGCTTGGTATAGGAAGCTGGCTGAATATGGAACATTTTATGTTAGGAATACCCACACCGGAAAAGCAGATAATAGAAGCTTTCGAAGAGGTATTCGGAAAAGAAAAGAGTAATCATTTTTTCGATGACTTCATTGCTTACTTCGTACAGGAGGAAGACTTCCGATTTTTAAAGGAAACAGGGGTAAATATCATACGGGTACCCTTTAATTATCATCTATTCTTTGATGATACCGATCTTACCGTTAAGAAGGAAAAGGGATTTCGCTATTTTGACAGATTACTTGCATTATGTAGAAAATATGAGATATTTCTCCTTCCCGATCTTCATGCGGTGCCGGGAGGGCAGAACCCCGACTGGCATTCCGATAACCAGACCGGTATGCCTCAGTTTTGGCATTTTGAAGTATTCCAGAATCAGATGGTGGAGCTTTGGAGAGAGATTGCCGAGCGTTATGCGCAGGAAACATGGATTCTCGGATATGATATTATAAATGAACCTTTTCTTATTCCTGCCGAGGATGGAAGGCTGCGGAAGTTCTATGATAAGGTAACGGCGGCAATCAGAGAGGTGGATGAAAATCATATTATCTTTTTGGAAGGCGATTTCTTTGCTATGGACTGTTCCGCGATCAAGGAATTAAAGGATGAGCAGTCAGCGATTACTTTCCACTTCTATCCGACAGTGTGGGAAGCGGATTTGTGCGATCCTGACTATCCGAGAGAGAAGAGAAGAGCGATATTCGAAGACCGCTTTGTGAAGATGATAGAGAAAATGAAGAAATTCGGCCGGCCTTTATTATGCGGAGAAGCGGGATATGATATTGCAGGACATAGTCTTGCTCATGTAATGGATATGGTAGAGGATACCTTGGATTTATTCAAAAAGTACGATATCTCCTATACGCTATGGTGTTATAAGGACGCGAATTTCATGGGAATTGTATATCCGAAGAAAGAGTCTCTTTGGATGGAGTTCGCGCAGGAGATGCGTACGAAGTGGACCCATTATGGAGAAATGAAGATGGGAAGGGAACTGGTGAATAAGATGTGCGGCTATTTCCCCGGGGAAGTGGAGGAAAAGATTAGATATCATCTTCAGTTCAGGCAAAGGGCCCTCCTTTATACGCTGCAAAAGGAACAAATTTTAAAACCACAGCTTACAGCTTATGGATGGGAGAAGGTATCATGGATGCCTCAGTCTTTCGCCATGGAAAATTGCGGATATTATAAAGAGTATCAGGAATTACTGCAAAGATATATGAAATAG
- a CDS encoding ComEC/Rec2 family competence protein, translating to MKRFLTIFSSLLIVLALGGSVAEANGKTKVADTAIDKMEVHYIDVGQGDATLIKCGDAAMLIDAGENDKGTLVQNYIRKQGVKSLDYLIVTHPDSDHCGGADVIITKYDIDTIIMPDYAKDTASYRDVIKAMDYKKYKVTEPVVGESYKLGDAEFTIIAPNAEYEEANNYSVSIVLEHGSKKFVFTGDAEEEAEEDILDNGIDISADVLKVGHHGSKTSSIEDFVDAVDPEYALISCGENNDYGHPHAQTMNTLRTRGIKLFRTDEQGSLIASSDGKKIKWNAAPTGSWKAGEPQKAANNTTKAESAPAASQQESTPAVEEPKVESAQDTNALTYILNVKTKKFHLASCSYLPTTNRSDSSLSRDEVIAQGYDPCKKCNP from the coding sequence GTGAAACGATTTTTAACTATATTTTCCTCGCTTTTGATTGTGTTGGCGTTGGGCGGTTCTGTTGCTGAGGCGAACGGTAAGACAAAGGTTGCGGATACGGCAATTGATAAAATGGAAGTCCACTATATCGATGTAGGGCAAGGAGATGCGACGCTGATTAAGTGCGGCGATGCGGCGATGCTCATCGATGCGGGGGAGAATGATAAAGGCACATTAGTACAGAATTACATAAGGAAACAAGGGGTGAAGAGCCTCGATTATTTGATTGTGACTCATCCGGATTCAGATCATTGCGGCGGTGCGGATGTTATTATTACGAAATATGATATCGATACGATTATCATGCCGGATTATGCGAAAGACACGGCTTCTTACCGGGATGTCATTAAGGCAATGGATTATAAGAAATATAAGGTGACAGAGCCGGTAGTCGGAGAAAGCTATAAGCTGGGGGATGCGGAGTTCACCATTATTGCGCCTAATGCTGAGTATGAAGAAGCGAATAATTATTCCGTCAGCATTGTGCTGGAGCATGGCAGTAAGAAGTTCGTGTTCACCGGAGATGCGGAGGAAGAAGCGGAAGAGGACATTCTCGATAATGGTATCGATATATCGGCAGATGTATTGAAGGTGGGACATCATGGAAGTAAGACCTCTTCGATAGAAGATTTTGTGGATGCGGTTGACCCGGAATACGCGCTGATTAGCTGCGGAGAGAATAATGATTACGGACATCCTCATGCACAGACCATGAATACATTAAGAACACGCGGGATTAAGCTATTTCGTACCGATGAGCAAGGTTCTTTGATTGCTTCCTCCGATGGAAAGAAAATCAAATGGAATGCGGCGCCCACCGGTTCATGGAAAGCCGGTGAACCGCAGAAGGCGGCGAATAATACTACGAAGGCTGAGAGTGCTCCCGCAGCGAGTCAGCAAGAGAGTACCCCGGCAGTAGAAGAACCGAAGGTGGAGTCAGCTCAGGATACAAATGCCCTTACCTACATCTTGAATGTGAAGACGAAGAAGTTCCATCTGGCGAGTTGCAGCTATCTTCCCACGACGAATAGGAGCGACTCCAGCTTAAGCCGGGATGAAGTCATAGCACAGGGGTATGACCCATGTAAAAAATGTAATCCTTAA